Proteins co-encoded in one Candidatus Thiodictyon syntrophicum genomic window:
- a CDS encoding peroxiredoxin — MTPTLGDPIPDLELKTTGGRTVQLSDYRGQQLVLYFYPKASTPGCTQEGQDFRDAADAFTAADTLILGASRDGLKAQENFKAKQGFPFDLIADPDEALCRAFDVIKLKKMYGKESLGVERSTFLIDATGVLRQEWRAVKVKGHVEEVLAAALALEARALIRQ; from the coding sequence ATGACCCCGACCCTCGGCGACCCCATCCCGGACCTCGAACTCAAGACCACCGGCGGGCGCACCGTCCAGCTCTCCGACTACCGCGGCCAACAACTCGTCCTCTATTTTTATCCCAAGGCCAGCACTCCCGGCTGCACCCAAGAGGGCCAGGACTTCCGGGATGCGGCCGACGCCTTTACCGCCGCCGACACCCTGATCCTCGGCGCCTCGCGCGACGGCCTCAAGGCCCAAGAGAACTTCAAGGCAAAGCAGGGGTTCCCCTTCGACCTGATCGCCGACCCCGATGAGGCCCTGTGCCGGGCCTTCGACGTGATCAAGCTGAAGAAGATGTACGGCAAGGAAAGCCTGGGGGTGGAGCGCAGCACCTTCCTGATCGACGCGACCGGCGTATTGCGTCAAGAATGGCGCGCGGTCAAGGTCAAGGGGCATGTCGAGGAGGTGCTCGCCGCGGCGCTTGCGCTTGAGGCAAGGGCGTTAATACGTCAGTAA
- a CDS encoding glycine cleavage system protein R codes for MATQKTYLVISALGEDHPGIVNLLSKAILEQGCNIEDSRMTVLGGEFAAMLLVEGKWNTLAKIENAIPELQRQLNMTIITKRTGERATGRNLLPYAVDVVSMDHPGIVNNLAGFFADRAINIEDMATSTYAAAHTGTPMFAVHMTVGIPSDMHIAGLREEFMDYCDGLNLDAVLEPLKG; via the coding sequence ATGGCAACCCAGAAGACCTACCTCGTGATCTCCGCCTTGGGCGAGGACCACCCCGGCATCGTCAACCTGCTCTCCAAGGCCATCCTGGAGCAAGGCTGCAACATCGAAGACAGCCGCATGACGGTGCTCGGCGGCGAGTTCGCCGCCATGCTCTTGGTGGAAGGCAAGTGGAACACCTTGGCCAAGATCGAAAACGCAATCCCCGAGCTGCAACGCCAGCTCAACATGACCATCATCACCAAACGCACCGGTGAGCGTGCCACCGGCCGCAACCTGCTCCCCTACGCGGTGGACGTGGTGTCCATGGACCACCCGGGCATCGTCAACAACCTGGCGGGCTTCTTCGCCGACCGCGCCATCAACATCGAAGACATGGCCACCAGCACCTATGCCGCCGCCCACACTGGAACCCCCATGTTCGCGGTGCACATGACCGTCGGCATCCCCTCGGACATGCACATCGCCGGGCTGCGCGAGGAATTCATGGACTACTGTGACGGCCTCAATCTGGACGCGGTGCTGGAGCCGCTGAAGGGGTGA
- a CDS encoding FmdB family zinc ribbon protein, with product MPVYECYCPDCHTIFSFFSRRVDTDTRPACPRCRRPQLARRASLFAISKGRGQADTGDGAGLPAGVDEERMMRAFASMAGEMEHLDEADPKQAARLMRRLFDASGLEVSGGMAEAIRRMEAGKDPDQIDAELGDTLEREDPFAALSGGAAALRSLRRELLPAARDDTWYPLHGRDPSVDQGADQGAERARLPPDEPA from the coding sequence ATGCCCGTCTACGAATGTTACTGCCCCGATTGCCATACCATCTTCAGCTTTTTCTCGCGTCGGGTCGACACCGACACCCGACCGGCCTGCCCGCGCTGCCGCCGTCCGCAACTCGCCCGGCGGGCCAGCCTGTTTGCCATCAGCAAGGGCCGGGGACAGGCCGACACGGGCGACGGCGCGGGGCTGCCCGCCGGGGTCGACGAGGAGCGGATGATGCGGGCCTTTGCGTCCATGGCCGGGGAGATGGAACACCTGGACGAGGCCGACCCCAAGCAGGCGGCCCGCCTGATGCGGCGACTCTTCGACGCAAGCGGGCTTGAGGTCAGCGGCGGCATGGCGGAGGCGATCCGCCGTATGGAGGCCGGGAAGGACCCGGACCAGATCGACGCCGAACTGGGGGACACGCTGGAGCGGGAGGACCCCTTTGCGGCCCTGAGCGGCGGCGCGGCGGCCCTGCGCAGCCTGCGGCGGGAGCTACTGCCGGCCGCCCGCGACGACACCTGGTATCCGCTGCACGGCCGGGACCCCAGCGTTGATCAAGGCGCTGACCAAGGTGCCGAGCGAGCGCGCTTGCCCCCGGATGAACCTGCCTGA